In the Acidobacteriota bacterium genome, one interval contains:
- a CDS encoding M20/M25/M40 family metallo-hydrolase, which produces MFRRYATVALLVVSFLLPGAALQAQSVAPQEKVDLEAITKIKDEGTKNSKVMEFLSYMTDVHGPRLTGSPQLRGAQEWAKKKFTELGLQNARLESWGPFGRGWSLENFQISMLKPTFSPVIAYPKAWSGSTKGTVRGEVVYLNIKNDADFEKYKGKLKGAIVLLGSAREVKAHFEPEGARMTDKDLLEMANAQPAGGGRGGNQAFQLSPEQQARFERMRAEQALNNKKLLFCVQEGAAVVLEPGRGDGGNLFVQSATLPYPQDTPPNQRKNVRDKDAPEVIPQIVVSVEHYNRMARAIEKGTPVQMEVNVAAKYYDQDLNDYNVIAEIPGTDLKDEIVMLGGHYDSWHGGTGATDNAAGCAVAMEAVRIILASGLKPRRTIRVALWSGEEQGLLGSRAYVAQHFGRRTDAGANQFGGPPGAGGGQAQPSTPTFEIKPEHDKFAGYFNLDNGTGKIRGVYMQGNEGVRTIFRAWLAPFKDMGASTLTISNTGGTDHLAYDAVGLPGFQFIQDTVEYDTRTHHSTQDVYDRIQEDDMKQAAIIMAAFVYNTAMRDQKLPRKPLPGQVVNAKAAGN; this is translated from the coding sequence ATGTTTAGAAGATATGCGACTGTCGCTTTATTAGTCGTCAGCTTTCTGCTGCCCGGTGCAGCCTTGCAAGCGCAATCGGTCGCGCCGCAAGAGAAGGTTGACCTTGAGGCGATAACCAAAATTAAAGATGAAGGCACAAAAAATTCCAAAGTCATGGAATTTTTAAGTTATATGACAGATGTGCATGGCCCCAGGCTTACGGGTTCACCGCAACTCAGAGGCGCGCAGGAATGGGCGAAAAAGAAATTTACCGAACTCGGTTTACAAAATGCCCGGCTTGAATCGTGGGGACCATTCGGGCGCGGTTGGTCACTCGAAAATTTCCAAATCAGTATGCTCAAACCCACCTTCAGCCCGGTTATCGCTTATCCGAAAGCCTGGTCAGGAAGCACCAAAGGCACGGTGCGCGGCGAAGTCGTTTATCTCAATATTAAAAACGATGCCGATTTTGAAAAGTACAAAGGCAAACTCAAAGGCGCGATTGTCCTGCTTGGCTCGGCGCGCGAAGTGAAAGCTCACTTTGAACCCGAAGGCGCGCGTATGACCGATAAGGATTTGCTGGAAATGGCAAACGCCCAACCGGCAGGCGGCGGACGCGGCGGCAATCAGGCTTTCCAGTTGAGTCCCGAACAACAGGCGCGCTTTGAACGCATGCGCGCCGAGCAGGCGTTGAACAACAAGAAATTGCTCTTCTGCGTTCAGGAAGGCGCAGCCGTCGTTCTTGAACCCGGTCGCGGCGATGGCGGCAACCTGTTCGTTCAATCCGCCACTCTGCCTTATCCGCAGGATACGCCTCCGAATCAGCGTAAAAATGTTCGTGACAAAGATGCGCCTGAAGTCATTCCGCAAATCGTTGTCTCGGTCGAACATTATAACCGCATGGCGCGCGCCATCGAAAAAGGCACGCCTGTGCAAATGGAGGTCAACGTTGCGGCAAAGTATTATGACCAGGATTTGAACGATTACAACGTTATCGCGGAAATCCCCGGCACCGATTTGAAAGACGAAATCGTGATGCTTGGCGGGCACTATGATTCATGGCACGGCGGCACTGGCGCTACCGACAATGCCGCGGGCTGCGCTGTGGCAATGGAAGCGGTTCGCATTATCCTGGCTTCGGGACTCAAACCCCGTCGCACGATTCGCGTGGCACTCTGGAGCGGCGAAGAGCAAGGACTGCTTGGTTCACGCGCTTATGTTGCGCAACATTTCGGCAGACGCACGGACGCCGGAGCCAATCAATTCGGCGGACCTCCGGGCGCAGGCGGCGGGCAGGCGCAACCTTCAACGCCGACTTTTGAAATCAAACCCGAACACGACAAATTCGCGGGCTATTTCAATCTCGACAACGGTACGGGCAAAATTCGCGGCGTCTATATGCAGGGCAATGAAGGCGTCCGCACGATTTTCCGCGCCTGGCTTGCGCCGTTCAAAGATATGGGCGCATCGACGCTAACGATTTCCAATACCGGCGGCACAGACCACTTGGCTTATGATGCGGTAGGACTTCCCGGATTCCAGTTCATTCAAGACACGGTTGAATACGACACGCGCACCCATCATTCGACACAAGACGTTTATGACCGCATTCAGGAAGACGATATGAAACAAGCCGCAATCATTATGGCGGCGTTCGTCTATAACACAGCGATGCGCGACCAGAAGTTGCCGCGCAAACCTTTACCGGGTCAGGTCGTGAATGCCAAAGCCGCAGGCAATTAA
- a CDS encoding amidohydrolase family protein, protein MPKAIDMHVHLPTGSFLDGAIRTFKLAAEKFFRTTVPVRDMSEVAANYQALDLLGVLLAWDAETATGLPPLTNDEVAEIVKTYPEQFVFFASVDPWKGKRAVEEIERAVKELGAIGAKFHPGVQGFYPHETRFYPLYEKITELGIPALFHTGTNGLGAGVPGGMGIKMDYTRPIYLDHVAADFPELTIIGAHPSWPWHEEMLAIIGHKANVFMDLSGWSPRYIPATILDEARTRLQDRILFGSDYPFITPERWLKDFDRLEDFSDEVRQKILHHNAKRILKLNE, encoded by the coding sequence ATGCCAAAAGCGATTGATATGCATGTGCATTTGCCGACGGGCAGTTTTTTGGATGGGGCGATTCGCACCTTCAAACTCGCTGCCGAAAAATTCTTTCGCACCACGGTTCCGGTGCGCGATATGAGCGAGGTTGCCGCCAATTATCAAGCTCTTGATCTTCTCGGCGTCTTGCTCGCCTGGGATGCCGAGACTGCAACCGGACTTCCGCCGCTTACCAATGATGAAGTCGCAGAGATCGTCAAAACCTACCCGGAACAGTTTGTCTTTTTCGCTTCGGTTGACCCCTGGAAAGGCAAACGCGCGGTTGAAGAGATCGAACGCGCCGTTAAAGAACTCGGAGCCATCGGCGCGAAATTTCATCCCGGCGTGCAAGGATTCTATCCGCACGAAACCAGGTTTTATCCGCTCTATGAAAAGATTACCGAACTCGGCATCCCGGCGCTTTTTCATACGGGGACGAATGGACTCGGTGCGGGTGTGCCGGGCGGCATGGGCATCAAGATGGATTACACACGCCCGATTTATTTAGACCATGTGGCAGCGGATTTTCCTGAGCTTACAATAATCGGCGCGCACCCATCCTGGCCCTGGCACGAAGAGATGCTTGCCATCATCGGTCACAAAGCGAATGTGTTTATGGATTTGTCGGGCTGGTCGCCGCGCTATATTCCGGCGACGATACTCGATGAAGCGCGCACCCGTTTGCAGGATAGAATTCTCTTTGGCAGCGATTATCCGTTCATCACGCCTGAACGCTGGCTCAAAGATTTCGACAGGCTAGAAGACTTTTCCGACGAGGTGCGTCAAAAAATTCTCCACCACAATGCAAAACGGATTTTGAAATTGAATGAGTGA
- a CDS encoding nucleotidyltransferase — MLTRDFQQILSSPTEAYEEGLRFFMGKSLLNNALRRIADDLDEHGIDYLVIGAIALNQYGYRRFTEDIDLLLTKEGLQKFRDELVGLGYRPAFEGSTKKFRTSEENVPIEIITTDEYPGDGLPKSVQFPNPEEHLVMIDGVKTITLEKLIELKLASGMTAPDRLKDLADVQEMIKAKSLDAAFAEKLDASVRNKFLELYRAVAGTRPGE, encoded by the coding sequence ATGCTGACCAGAGATTTTCAACAAATACTGTCTTCGCCAACCGAAGCCTATGAAGAGGGTTTGAGGTTTTTTATGGGTAAAAGCCTTTTAAATAATGCGTTGCGACGTATTGCCGATGATTTGGATGAACATGGCATTGATTATCTGGTGATTGGCGCGATTGCCTTGAATCAATATGGTTATCGGCGATTTACCGAAGATATCGATTTATTGCTCACCAAAGAAGGTTTGCAAAAATTTCGTGATGAATTGGTTGGTTTAGGTTATCGTCCAGCGTTTGAAGGTTCGACAAAAAAATTTCGCACATCAGAAGAGAATGTGCCGATTGAAATTATCACCACTGACGAATATCCAGGCGATGGGCTTCCGAAATCTGTGCAGTTTCCCAATCCCGAAGAACACCTTGTGATGATTGACGGAGTGAAAACCATCACGCTTGAAAAACTGATTGAATTGAAACTTGCATCGGGAATGACTGCGCCTGACCGCTTGAAAGACCTTGCGGATGTTCAGGAAATGATTAAAGCAAAATCGCTTGATGCAGCTTTTGCCGAAAAGCTTGATGCTTCTGTGCGGAATAAATTTCTTGAACTTTACCGGGCAGTAGCAGGCACAAGACCGGGTGAATAA
- a CDS encoding Rad52/Rad22 family DNA repair protein — protein MIHNAPEHNNSAIGRAKAIAAMGLVGRDFEGFNVTAPGFRKETFRVWKDEDGRVKCSCAQFQERTVREPRFRCEHILAVKFHLEAEEANAGHHQPRNQMIGVQETPVISETETQEVVSPMTQNENANIHLVNGQASAGRVLPFEQLLKKLSQSVEPEMVKQRVGWRDRQGREHEVDYVEWHTVADLLDRICPDWSHEVVSIKQIGDLVAVTASLTIQGVTRQGIGTGTAYDETGIKKAEHDALKRAAVKFGIARELYRKEEEEIEATASKVSFPKEPIAKTMAELVTPRQLVAIRAIANSQKIDAEAECKELLNCKPEELSRRAASAMIDYLKSKSSDDGELRQAG, from the coding sequence ATGATTCATAACGCACCGGAACACAACAATTCGGCTATCGGTCGCGCTAAGGCAATTGCGGCAATGGGTTTGGTGGGGCGCGATTTTGAAGGGTTCAACGTGACCGCGCCGGGATTTCGCAAAGAGACCTTTCGCGTCTGGAAAGATGAAGACGGGCGCGTGAAATGCAGTTGCGCGCAGTTTCAGGAACGCACGGTGCGCGAACCGCGCTTTCGCTGTGAACATATTTTAGCCGTTAAGTTTCACCTCGAAGCCGAGGAAGCAAACGCCGGTCATCACCAACCCCGTAACCAAATGATTGGGGTGCAAGAAACCCCAGTTATTTCAGAAACCGAAACGCAGGAGGTTGTTTCACCAATGACACAGAACGAAAACGCCAATATTCATCTCGTCAACGGACAGGCAAGCGCCGGTCGCGTGCTGCCGTTTGAACAATTGCTCAAAAAACTTTCCCAATCGGTAGAACCCGAAATGGTCAAACAGCGCGTCGGTTGGCGCGACCGCCAGGGGCGTGAACATGAAGTCGATTATGTCGAATGGCACACCGTCGCCGATTTACTTGACCGCATCTGCCCTGACTGGTCGCATGAAGTGGTGAGCATCAAACAGATTGGCGATTTGGTTGCCGTGACCGCTTCGCTTACCATTCAAGGCGTCACCCGCCAGGGCATCGGCACCGGCACCGCTTATGATGAAACCGGAATCAAGAAAGCCGAACACGATGCCTTGAAACGCGCTGCGGTGAAATTCGGTATTGCCCGCGAACTCTATCGCAAAGAAGAAGAGGAGATTGAAGCGACCGCAAGTAAAGTCAGCTTTCCGAAAGAGCCGATTGCCAAAACCATGGCGGAGTTGGTTACCCCGCGCCAGTTGGTCGCGATTCGCGCCATTGCCAATTCACAGAAGATTGATGCGGAAGCCGAATGCAAGGAACTATTGAATTGCAAACCCGAAGAATTATCGCGCCGCGCCGCCAGCGCCATGATTGATTATTTGAAATCCAAAAGTTCAGACGATGGTGAACTCCGTCAGGCGGGATAA
- a CDS encoding helix-turn-helix transcriptional regulator, which translates to MNIEPTLNIVELGEYVKRKREDDKLSLREVAKKINVSASTLSRIENGIGVPDSATLARLAAWLGIPLERLMKGSLLSEHLTRDAAQADDWAEPVIYFPTESTPNIVEAHLRADRKLNPEMAKALAELFRVAYKQFADKEK; encoded by the coding sequence ATGAACATCGAACCCACATTAAACATCGTTGAGTTGGGCGAGTACGTGAAACGCAAACGCGAAGATGACAAGTTGTCTTTGCGTGAAGTGGCAAAAAAAATCAACGTCAGCGCCTCGACGCTCTCGCGCATCGAAAATGGCATTGGCGTGCCCGACAGCGCCACGCTTGCGCGGCTCGCCGCCTGGCTTGGCATACCGCTTGAGCGATTGATGAAAGGGTCTTTGCTCAGCGAACATTTAACCAGAGATGCGGCACAGGCTGATGATTGGGCAGAGCCTGTGATATATTTTCCCACGGAATCCACGCCGAATATTGTTGAAGCTCACTTGCGCGCCGACCGCAAATTGAACCCCGAAATGGCCAAGGCGCTCGCAGAGCTTTTCCGTGTCGCGTACAAACAGTTCGCCGACAAAGAGAAATAA
- a CDS encoding ImmA/IrrE family metallo-endopeptidase yields the protein MENETAEQPFSLEDLLPPTAKRRVHERIALKIREFAGVTIDQILNPWELAPYVKLRVVNIRDVKGLSEEARKQLLRMDGKGWSGGASRPLPDGSRLVFLNPTHGKERQAATLMEEVCHVILGHSPTSIRTEHSDEQINFRNFNENQEEVAYAVGAAALVPFFPLKLAVDEGFSSNRIARRFGVSRELVEYRIKVCRLWEAYKQKQKSVS from the coding sequence ATGGAAAACGAAACCGCAGAACAGCCCTTTTCGCTCGAAGACTTGTTGCCGCCGACCGCCAAACGTCGCGTACACGAACGCATCGCCCTCAAAATACGCGAATTTGCCGGTGTCACAATCGATCAGATATTGAACCCCTGGGAACTCGCCCCTTACGTTAAACTCCGGGTCGTCAATATACGCGATGTGAAAGGACTCTCTGAAGAAGCCCGTAAACAACTGCTCCGCATGGATGGCAAAGGATGGTCGGGCGGCGCAAGTCGCCCGTTACCCGATGGCTCGCGTTTGGTATTTTTAAATCCCACCCACGGCAAAGAACGTCAGGCTGCAACCTTGATGGAAGAGGTCTGTCACGTCATCCTGGGTCATTCGCCGACCAGCATTCGCACCGAGCATTCCGACGAGCAGATCAATTTCCGCAACTTCAACGAAAATCAGGAAGAGGTCGCTTATGCGGTTGGCGCAGCCGCTTTGGTTCCCTTCTTTCCCTTAAAGCTCGCGGTTGATGAAGGCTTCTCATCAAATCGAATCGCTCGTCGTTTCGGCGTCAGCCGCGAACTGGTTGAGTACCGCATCAAAGTGTGCCGTTTGTGGGAAGCCTACAAACAGAAACAAAAGAGCGTGAGTTAA
- a CDS encoding DUF5655 domain-containing protein gives MPKATTKKKSVYEVHPSVAMVKDWIERLPEKTGRSLDEWVQLVKSAGPTSEKEQRRWLKETYGLGTNSAWWIAERAAGKGLEDGDPETYLIAAEKYVEDMFAGSKTKLKPLYDALLKLAKSIGKEVKACPCKTIVPLYRKHVFAQIKPTTRTRIDFGFALKNTQPTKRLLSTGGFEKGDRITHRIEITSLTDIDDEVKQWLRKAYEMDV, from the coding sequence ATGCCAAAAGCCACGACTAAGAAGAAGTCTGTCTACGAGGTTCATCCAAGCGTAGCAATGGTGAAAGATTGGATAGAACGTTTACCGGAAAAGACCGGTAGAAGTTTGGACGAATGGGTTCAGTTGGTAAAAAGCGCAGGTCCCACCTCTGAAAAAGAACAACGCCGGTGGCTTAAAGAAACTTATGGACTTGGCACCAATTCCGCCTGGTGGATTGCCGAACGCGCCGCAGGTAAAGGATTGGAAGACGGTGACCCTGAAACCTACCTCATTGCTGCCGAAAAATATGTTGAGGACATGTTTGCAGGCTCCAAAACCAAACTAAAACCGCTCTACGACGCGCTCTTGAAACTCGCCAAAAGCATCGGCAAAGAGGTCAAAGCCTGTCCCTGCAAAACCATCGTGCCGCTTTATCGCAAACACGTCTTCGCGCAAATCAAACCGACGACCCGCACCCGCATTGATTTCGGCTTCGCGCTCAAAAATACCCAACCGACGAAAAGGCTCCTATCAACCGGCGGTTTTGAAAAAGGCGACCGCATCACCCACCGCATCGAAATTACTTCGCTTACAGACATTGATGACGAGGTGAAACAGTGGTTACGGAAAGCCTACGAAATGGACGTTTGA
- a CDS encoding PQQ-binding-like beta-propeller repeat protein produces the protein MKRLFAFSIVFSLLFSLSNADTTPKLPDWSQWRGNERTNISTETGLLKSWSGAPPTVWSIQGLGPGYGSLAIKDDRIFVQGGKDNQSTVFCLNRADGKTVWTTALGPLLDQDRGDGPRGTPTIDGDRIYVLSENGDLACLRAKDGSAIWKKNILKEYNGNNIIWHISESPLVDGNNLIVMPGGNQACLVALDKMTGKTVWTTKELSDPAGYASCIVANVDGVRTIVGFTARACVGVRAADGKLMWRNSSASNNTANCSTPVFYNNKVFYTSAYGTGCALLDLSASNGTVSAKEVYFNREMQNHHGGVVLLNGYLYGFSNSILTCMEFATGKVIWRDRSVGKGSLTVADGHLYLLSEKNLVGLAEATPEGYKEKGRFSIPDQGLDSWAYPVVCGGKLYIRNQGTLTCYDVKAK, from the coding sequence ATGAAGCGTTTATTCGCATTTTCCATAGTGTTTTCGCTACTCTTCTCACTATCGAATGCCGATACAACACCCAAATTGCCCGACTGGTCGCAATGGCGTGGCAATGAGCGCACCAACATCTCCACCGAAACCGGACTGCTGAAATCCTGGTCGGGAGCGCCGCCCACTGTCTGGTCGATTCAAGGATTGGGTCCCGGTTACGGCTCGCTTGCCATCAAAGACGACCGCATTTTTGTGCAGGGCGGAAAAGATAATCAAAGCACGGTTTTCTGTTTAAATCGCGCCGATGGCAAAACCGTTTGGACAACTGCGCTGGGTCCGCTTCTTGACCAAGATCGCGGCGATGGGCCACGCGGCACGCCGACCATTGATGGCGACCGAATTTATGTGCTTTCGGAAAATGGCGACCTCGCCTGTTTGCGCGCCAAAGATGGCTCTGCCATTTGGAAGAAAAATATTCTCAAAGAATATAACGGCAACAATATTATCTGGCACATCAGCGAATCGCCTCTGGTTGATGGCAACAATTTGATTGTCATGCCCGGCGGCAATCAGGCTTGTCTGGTCGCGCTCGATAAGATGACCGGCAAAACTGTCTGGACAACCAAAGAGTTGAGCGACCCTGCCGGTTATGCTTCCTGCATTGTTGCCAATGTTGATGGTGTGCGAACCATTGTCGGATTTACCGCCAGAGCCTGTGTCGGCGTTCGCGCTGCGGATGGCAAGTTGATGTGGCGCAATTCTTCGGCTTCAAATAACACCGCTAACTGTTCGACGCCGGTTTTTTATAACAACAAGGTTTTCTACACCTCGGCTTACGGAACCGGTTGCGCGTTACTTGATTTAAGCGCCAGCAATGGGACGGTTTCCGCCAAGGAGGTCTATTTCAATCGCGAGATGCAAAATCATCACGGCGGGGTTGTGTTGTTGAATGGTTATCTCTATGGCTTTTCCAATTCGATTCTCACCTGCATGGAATTCGCAACGGGCAAAGTCATATGGCGCGACCGCAGCGTCGGCAAAGGCTCACTTACCGTTGCAGACGGACATCTCTACCTGCTGAGCGAGAAAAACCTGGTCGGACTTGCCGAAGCAACTCCCGAAGGCTACAAAGAGAAAGGGCGATTTTCTATCCCTGACCAGGGGCTTGATAGCTGGGCATACCCCGTAGTTTGTGGCGGCAAACTTTACATTCGCAATCAAGGCACACTCACCTGTTATGATGTGAAGGCGAAATAA
- a CDS encoding SAM-dependent chlorinase/fluorinase yields MADKRPMITLLTDFGEADYFVPAMKGAIYAVNREVDIIDLTHQIAPHDIYSGAFTLMCCYQEFPKWTIHVAVVDPGVGSQRRPLLVMTDEYYFIGPDNGIFSYIYQRENVNRVVHLTETHYFRWKISNTFHGRDIFAPAAAYVSKAVDWRRMGEEVTDYVKFNTPTPVVSGKQIRGHVIHVDRFGNLITNITENELTDEFLRANARVRVGKFEAQRILTHYVEATTNELFAYFGSTGFLELAVSKQSAARLTEARRGIEVEVMVP; encoded by the coding sequence ATGGCTGATAAGCGACCAATGATTACCCTGCTGACGGATTTCGGTGAAGCCGATTATTTTGTCCCTGCGATGAAGGGAGCAATTTACGCGGTCAATCGCGAAGTTGACATCATTGATTTAACCCACCAAATCGCGCCGCACGATATTTATTCGGGGGCGTTTACCTTGATGTGCTGTTATCAGGAGTTTCCCAAATGGACAATTCATGTTGCGGTTGTCGACCCTGGTGTGGGTTCGCAGCGACGTCCGCTTCTGGTGATGACCGACGAATATTATTTCATTGGCCCGGATAACGGCATTTTCAGTTATATCTATCAACGCGAAAATGTGAATCGCGTGGTGCATTTGACCGAAACCCATTATTTTCGCTGGAAAATTTCCAATACTTTTCATGGTCGCGATATTTTTGCCCCGGCTGCGGCTTATGTTTCCAAAGCGGTTGACTGGCGACGGATGGGCGAAGAGGTAACCGATTATGTGAAATTTAATACTCCTACTCCGGTGGTTTCCGGTAAACAGATTCGCGGGCATGTGATTCACGTAGACCGGTTCGGCAACCTCATCACCAATATCACCGAGAATGAATTGACCGACGAATTTTTAAGAGCCAATGCGCGCGTGCGGGTCGGTAAATTTGAAGCGCAACGCATTCTCACGCATTATGTTGAAGCGACGACCAATGAACTGTTTGCCTATTTCGGCAGCACCGGATTTCTGGAACTCGCGGTAAGCAAACAAAGCGCTGCGCGATTGACGGAAGCGCGACGCGGCATTGAAGTTGAAGTCATGGTTCCCTGA
- a CDS encoding NUDIX hydrolase: MTETVEKSEIVAAGGVIVNDEGGVLLVHRPGYNDWSFPKGKLDEGETIEAGALREVREETGLECELIRELSNTRYAYTTRKGEIKPKVVHYFLMKVTGGELFTDGTETDEAKWCSLDEARKKLSYDGDREKLEELS; encoded by the coding sequence ATGACTGAGACAGTTGAAAAATCGGAAATTGTTGCCGCGGGTGGCGTGATTGTAAATGATGAGGGAGGCGTTTTGCTGGTGCACCGTCCCGGTTATAATGATTGGTCATTCCCGAAAGGCAAACTCGATGAGGGCGAAACCATTGAAGCTGGGGCGCTCAGAGAAGTACGCGAAGAGACCGGACTGGAATGTGAACTCATCCGCGAGTTGTCGAACACACGGTATGCGTACACGACACGCAAAGGCGAAATCAAACCTAAAGTCGTACATTATTTTTTAATGAAGGTGACGGGCGGCGAACTGTTTACCGATGGCACGGAAACTGATGAAGCGAAATGGTGCAGCCTGGATGAAGCGCGTAAAAAACTGAGTTATGATGGCGACCGTGAAAAGCTCGAAGAGCTTAGCTGA
- a CDS encoding acyl-CoA thioesterase, with the protein MEETKTHHPDADPAIRVVLMPKDTNAHGTIFGGVILSYIDIAAAIEVRKHTIKKIVTKAMHEVVFVAPVFVGDIVSFYTELVRIGNTSITVRVTVEAERVLNPADVARVTEAEVVYVAVDDNRRPIPIRNSNE; encoded by the coding sequence ATGGAAGAAACCAAGACTCATCACCCCGATGCCGACCCGGCGATTCGCGTCGTATTAATGCCCAAGGACACCAACGCTCATGGCACGATTTTCGGCGGCGTGATTCTCAGTTACATAGACATCGCTGCGGCTATCGAAGTCCGCAAACATACTATAAAAAAGATTGTCACCAAAGCCATGCACGAAGTGGTTTTTGTCGCACCGGTGTTTGTCGGCGATATTGTCAGTTTTTATACGGAACTGGTGCGCATCGGCAATACTTCAATCACCGTGCGCGTCACCGTTGAAGCCGAGCGCGTCCTGAATCCTGCGGACGTTGCCCGCGTCACCGAAGCCGAAGTGGTATACGTCGCGGTCGATGATAACCGCCGTCCGATTCCTATCAGAAATAGTAATGAGTAA
- a CDS encoding histone deacetylase has protein sequence MRAFHSNQYVIELPENHTFPIIKYGEIRNRLVSEATLADNQITEPQLATRDEILLVHTADYYDRFIAGELTERELRRLGLPYSEVLVRRSRFSVAGTIHAARAAMLEGISANLGGGTHHAFSDHGEGFCVFNDIAVAINLLRAEGRIHRAAVIDCDVHQGNGTAAIFATDPEVFTLSLHGEKNYPLIKQSSTIDVALADNTEDEEYLDRLEQHLAPVLDRFRPDIVFYQAGVDPLNTDRLGRLALTHEGLMRRDALLFKACLARSLPCVITLGGGYAKNVEDTIEAHCNTIRTANEIYS, from the coding sequence ATGCGAGCATTTCATTCCAATCAATACGTCATTGAGTTGCCGGAAAATCATACCTTCCCGATTATCAAATATGGGGAGATTCGCAACCGTCTGGTCAGTGAAGCGACGCTTGCCGACAATCAAATTACCGAACCGCAACTGGCAACGCGCGATGAAATTTTGCTGGTACACACAGCGGATTATTATGACCGCTTCATCGCAGGCGAACTCACTGAGCGTGAACTTCGGCGTCTAGGGTTGCCTTATTCTGAGGTTTTGGTGCGGCGTTCGCGATTTTCCGTAGCCGGGACGATTCACGCGGCACGCGCCGCCATGCTTGAAGGCATCAGCGCCAATTTAGGCGGCGGCACCCATCACGCTTTCAGCGATCACGGCGAAGGTTTCTGCGTGTTCAATGATATTGCAGTCGCCATTAATCTACTGCGCGCCGAAGGTCGCATTCATCGCGCCGCAGTCATCGATTGCGATGTCCATCAAGGCAATGGCACGGCGGCGATTTTTGCTACCGACCCGGAGGTCTTCACGCTCTCGCTGCACGGCGAGAAAAATTATCCGCTCATCAAACAATCAAGCACCATTGATGTGGCGCTTGCCGATAACACCGAAGACGAAGAATATCTCGACCGGCTCGAACAACATCTCGCGCCGGTGCTTGACCGCTTTCGTCCCGACATCGTGTTTTATCAAGCAGGGGTTGACCCGCTCAACACAGACCGGCTCGGTCGTCTCGCGCTCACCCACGAAGGCTTGATGCGCCGCGACGCGCTGCTATTCAAAGCTTGTCTTGCGCGGTCATTGCCTTGCGTCATCACGCTTGGCGGCGGCTACGCGAAAAACGTAGAAGATACCATCGAAGCGCATTGCAATACGATTCGCACAGCCAACGAAATCTATTCCTGA
- a CDS encoding DUF1573 domain-containing protein, with protein MKSRLSVLLFSLTLLLAIAVDARTLQDKKPKLFIGSLEYSFGTVSAGTPLNYSFKLQNIGDGNLEIKNVEPACGCTASDYDKVIAPGKEGKISLSIKDTESYNGDVVKTATVTTNDPARPTFTLTLRATFTRD; from the coding sequence GTGAAATCCCGTTTATCCGTTTTACTTTTTTCTTTAACCTTATTACTGGCAATTGCCGTCGATGCGCGAACCTTGCAGGATAAAAAACCGAAACTGTTTATCGGTTCATTGGAATATTCATTCGGCACAGTTTCAGCCGGTACGCCTTTGAATTACAGTTTCAAACTGCAAAATATCGGTGATGGCAATCTCGAAATTAAAAATGTCGAACCCGCCTGCGGTTGTACCGCAAGCGATTACGATAAAGTGATAGCGCCGGGCAAAGAAGGCAAAATTTCGCTTTCCATCAAAGACACCGAAAGCTATAACGGTGATGTCGTGAAAACCGCAACCGTAACCACCAATGACCCTGCGCGTCCAACCTTCACATTGACGCTTCGGGCAACCTTCACCAGAGATTAA